A part of Scytonema millei VB511283 genomic DNA contains:
- the arsC gene encoding arsenate reductase, glutathione/glutaredoxin type, producing the protein MKRVIFVCKKNSRRSQMAEGFARKLGIGKIEVTSAGLEASHVDPVTVEVMSEVGVDISHQTSKSLNEFNPENYDAVISLCGCGVNLPESWVLREDFQDWQLEDPEGQSIETFRQVRSQIKERVEYLIQFLSNEKANI; encoded by the coding sequence ATGAAAAGAGTCATCTTTGTCTGTAAAAAGAATTCTCGCCGTTCCCAAATGGCAGAGGGTTTTGCACGAAAACTAGGAATAGGAAAAATTGAAGTTACCAGTGCTGGGTTAGAAGCGAGTCACGTCGATCCGGTGACAGTAGAAGTGATGTCAGAAGTTGGAGTAGACATTAGCCATCAAACTTCAAAATCCTTAAACGAATTTAACCCAGAAAATTACGATGCTGTCATTTCTTTATGTGGTTGTGGTGTTAACTTACCTGAGTCTTGGGTATTAAGAGAAGACTTTCAGGATTGGCAATTGGAAGATCCAGAGGGACAATCGATAGAAACTTTTCGACAGGTGCGATCGCAAATCAAAGAAAGGGTTGAATATCTGATTCAATTTCTAAGCAATGAAAAAGCTAATATTTAA
- the arsM gene encoding arsenite methyltransferase encodes MDGNAVKQNVRTAYGKIAQQQTGCGCDTPTADTTEFAVALGYAEAELNIIPAEANLGLSCGNPTDLAQLKPGEIVLDLGSGAGFDCFIAATKVGATGKAIGVDMTPEMIVKATENAQKSNVQNVEFRLGEIENLPVADETVDVVISNCVINLSPDKPKVFQEIYRVLKPNGRIAIFDTALKQQLSESVRQDIAAYVGCVAGALLVDEYQKIVETAGFQNVKVTVRQASSCCGDAETKDPIGQAIVAASGVNAAWQNDVVSVYVEGDK; translated from the coding sequence ATGGACGGCAATGCAGTAAAACAAAACGTGAGAACGGCTTACGGTAAGATTGCTCAACAACAAACAGGTTGTGGCTGCGATACTCCTACCGCTGACACAACAGAATTTGCGGTTGCTTTAGGTTATGCAGAAGCGGAACTCAATATAATTCCAGCCGAGGCGAATTTAGGACTGAGTTGTGGTAATCCTACCGATTTAGCGCAACTCAAGCCAGGTGAGATTGTTCTCGATTTAGGTTCGGGTGCGGGTTTTGATTGTTTTATTGCTGCGACGAAAGTTGGTGCTACAGGCAAAGCGATCGGTGTAGATATGACACCAGAGATGATCGTCAAAGCAACAGAAAACGCTCAAAAATCGAATGTACAAAATGTAGAATTTCGATTGGGAGAAATTGAAAACTTACCCGTAGCAGACGAGACTGTAGACGTAGTTATTAGTAATTGTGTCATCAATCTATCTCCCGATAAGCCAAAAGTCTTTCAAGAAATTTATCGAGTTTTAAAACCAAATGGCAGAATTGCCATTTTCGATACAGCCCTCAAACAGCAACTTTCTGAGTCAGTGCGACAAGATATTGCTGCTTATGTTGGTTGTGTAGCTGGTGCTTTATTAGTAGATGAATATCAAAAGATTGTCGAAACTGCTGGATTTCAAAATGTCAAGGTAACAGTCAGACAAGCGTCTTCTTGCTGTGGAGATGCAGAAACAAAAGATCCAATAGGGCAAGCAATTGTTGCTGCATCAGGTGTTAATGCAGCTTGGCAAAATGATGTTGTCAGCGTCTACGTAGAAGGAGATAAGTAA
- a CDS encoding glycosyltransferase, whose product MNWTDTPRRVLWHGKKNWRDREASSYQSWLFERFHQRLVTTLPLSQCEVCVIVPVRNEADTLGSTLLALYHQLDLTGKSLDRNRYEIVLLANNCSDESAAIARNFANTHPDLVLHVVEKTFPAAEAYIGRVRQVLMDEAYRRLSSIGGKRRVIASTDGDSRVTPTWIAAILDEIANGADAVGGRIITDREGRTALDPYTRACHLREVGYRFLIAELEAYLEPDPTDLIPRHFQHYGASLAVTVEMYAQAGGMQPVRTPEDVAFYQALLRVNARFRHSTRVRVFTSARTTGRTDVGLANQLSKWVEMGRSQQQFLVESAAEVEARFEWRHQLRVLWWSYLYDYQPTHNAIALVANALGVNWLWLMSELAQSQTFGLLWEKVEQRQQAEGIWKQRWQLVPIQEAISALRIRLEQLRHQRRKTKVKSQKAKVKKVNFSTDTAFSYCHRTS is encoded by the coding sequence ATGAATTGGACTGACACGCCTCGGCGTGTTCTTTGGCATGGCAAAAAGAATTGGCGCGATCGCGAAGCATCATCCTATCAAAGTTGGTTATTCGAGCGATTTCATCAGCGTTTAGTTACAACTCTGCCACTATCCCAGTGCGAAGTTTGCGTTATCGTTCCCGTGCGTAATGAAGCCGATACTTTAGGAAGTACGCTCTTGGCTTTGTACCATCAGCTCGATTTAACTGGAAAGTCGCTCGATCGCAATCGCTATGAGATCGTTCTGCTGGCAAATAATTGCAGTGATGAATCAGCTGCGATCGCCCGCAATTTTGCGAATACTCATCCCGATCTGGTTCTACACGTAGTTGAAAAAACATTTCCTGCGGCTGAGGCTTATATCGGTCGAGTGCGTCAAGTCTTGATGGATGAAGCTTATCGTCGTCTGAGTTCTATTGGTGGTAAAAGACGAGTCATTGCCTCTACAGATGGAGATTCGCGGGTTACGCCGACTTGGATCGCTGCTATCTTAGACGAAATTGCCAACGGTGCTGACGCTGTAGGCGGACGAATTATTACAGATCGTGAAGGTCGCACGGCTTTAGATCCTTATACAAGAGCTTGTCATCTGCGCGAAGTCGGCTACCGCTTTCTGATTGCCGAGTTAGAAGCTTATCTAGAACCCGATCCAACCGATCTCATCCCCCGCCACTTTCAACACTACGGGGCGAGCCTTGCCGTCACAGTTGAGATGTATGCTCAAGCAGGAGGAATGCAACCAGTCCGCACTCCTGAAGATGTGGCGTTCTACCAAGCACTATTGCGAGTTAATGCTCGTTTTCGTCACAGTACCCGCGTGCGCGTCTTCACATCAGCTCGGACTACAGGACGCACAGATGTAGGATTGGCGAACCAACTGAGCAAATGGGTGGAAATGGGGCGATCGCAGCAACAATTTTTGGTAGAGTCGGCGGCTGAAGTAGAAGCTCGATTTGAGTGGCGACATCAGCTGAGAGTCCTGTGGTGGAGTTATCTTTATGACTACCAACCAACCCACAATGCGATCGCTCTGGTAGCAAATGCCTTGGGTGTGAACTGGCTATGGTTAATGTCAGAGTTAGCTCAATCTCAAACCTTCGGCTTACTTTGGGAAAAGGTAGAACAGCGTCAACAAGCAGAAGGAATCTGGAAGCAGCGTTGGCAACTCGTCCCAATTCAGGAAGCAATCTCAGCTTTGCGCATTCGGTTAGAGCAATTGCGCCACCAGCGAAGAAAGACAAAAGTTAAAAGTCAAAAGGCAAAAGTCAAAAAAGTAAATTTCAGCACGGATACCGCTTTTAGCTACTGCCATAGAACAAGTTAA
- a CDS encoding class I SAM-dependent methyltransferase gives MALLREELPPDRKTSEEERFQDDYYSYFEAPENATRYAPSVWFLNEAFQQQSFSVLDLGCGNAALSKYLPERCEYVGVDHSEAAIEQCLSLYPKKQFIAQDLSILLPELASDNKKFDAVVLAGLLFHNVDKETLEKKDDRDLIQFCLSQLTSEKGYLVIIVPFAYGNHPSHNLFVRAEWLQRLVEDMLSAAKAKIVYENISLQIGLDEKVRQQKQTPDWFVADSNADYANNYAGTYMAAWTFIASANGNG, from the coding sequence ATGGCATTATTGAGGGAAGAGTTACCACCCGACCGGAAAACCTCTGAAGAAGAACGCTTTCAAGATGACTATTATTCTTACTTTGAGGCTCCTGAAAATGCTACGCGGTATGCCCCTTCAGTTTGGTTCCTCAATGAGGCTTTTCAGCAACAATCATTTTCCGTACTAGATTTGGGATGTGGCAACGCAGCTTTGAGTAAATATTTACCAGAGCGTTGTGAATATGTTGGAGTCGATCATAGTGAAGCAGCGATCGAACAATGTTTAAGCCTATATCCTAAAAAGCAATTCATTGCCCAAGATTTATCAATATTACTACCGGAACTTGCTTCAGACAATAAGAAGTTTGATGCAGTAGTACTAGCTGGGCTACTATTCCACAATGTTGATAAAGAAACTTTAGAGAAAAAAGACGATCGAGACCTGATTCAATTTTGTTTGAGTCAGTTGACAAGCGAAAAGGGATATTTGGTGATTATTGTGCCTTTTGCCTATGGCAACCATCCATCGCACAATTTGTTTGTTCGAGCCGAATGGTTGCAAAGGTTAGTAGAAGATATGCTAAGTGCGGCAAAGGCAAAAATTGTCTACGAAAATATCTCTCTCCAAATCGGGTTGGATGAAAAAGTTCGGCAGCAGAAGCAAACCCCTGACTGGTTTGTGGCAGATAGCAATGCAGATTATGCCAACAATTATGCTGGAACGTATATGGCGGCTTGGACGTTTATTGCTTCAGCTAATGGTAATGGGTAA
- a CDS encoding iron-containing redox enzyme family protein, protein MHSDIVTSSAEPKITPTLTATQYYEQAQQFIQLLEMEDLDRKLTAQPQIATEFEKAIATAIEAAYSQASSDDAAHLFLQRVLYRINRLKLFWYDDLRRYTNERSPYLSKIRDRIEAVWQQWELSQFDLVAFQGIDIRQALLDRVAVDLEPPLSDDARYFRDRVGEAGYRRLLAIASLDGLVEASQLSRTLGGVANEVHSVLTRLLVEEYGGGRLGRKHSSHFTTMLEAVEMQTQPEAYFDLVPWEVLASINHSFLLTERKRYFLRYIGGLLYGELSVPAGFRNYRAAGERLGLSANAMSYWDLHIKVDELHGRWMLDDVALPLISQYPHDAWEMVLGYDQQKFLSDRAGAAVARSVREAEQMG, encoded by the coding sequence ATGCACAGCGACATCGTAACCTCAAGCGCTGAGCCAAAGATTACGCCAACGCTAACAGCCACTCAATACTACGAACAGGCACAGCAGTTTATTCAACTGCTAGAAATGGAAGATCTAGATCGAAAGCTGACTGCACAGCCTCAAATCGCGACTGAGTTTGAAAAAGCGATCGCAACGGCAATTGAGGCGGCTTATTCGCAAGCATCTAGTGATGATGCAGCACATCTGTTTCTCCAGCGCGTACTTTATCGCATCAATCGGCTAAAACTATTCTGGTATGACGATTTGCGGCGCTATACTAACGAGCGATCGCCCTACTTAAGCAAAATTCGCGATCGGATTGAGGCAGTTTGGCAGCAGTGGGAATTGAGCCAATTCGATCTCGTTGCATTTCAAGGCATAGATATCAGACAAGCACTACTCGATCGCGTCGCTGTCGATCTCGAACCACCATTGTCTGACGATGCTCGGTACTTTCGCGATCGCGTCGGTGAAGCAGGCTACCGTCGTCTGTTGGCGATCGCGTCTCTAGATGGATTGGTAGAAGCAAGCCAGCTATCCCGCACTCTGGGAGGCGTGGCAAATGAAGTGCATTCGGTGTTGACGCGATTGCTCGTAGAAGAATACGGTGGTGGTCGTTTGGGACGCAAGCACTCTTCCCACTTTACAACGATGCTTGAAGCAGTGGAAATGCAAACTCAACCAGAGGCATATTTCGATCTCGTGCCTTGGGAGGTGCTAGCAAGCATCAATCATAGTTTCTTGCTCACCGAGCGCAAGCGTTACTTCCTGCGTTACATTGGTGGGTTGCTTTACGGAGAGCTTTCCGTACCAGCTGGGTTTCGCAACTACCGAGCTGCTGGCGAACGACTGGGACTATCAGCAAACGCCATGAGTTATTGGGATTTGCATATCAAGGTAGACGAACTACACGGACGCTGGATGTTAGATGATGTTGCCTTACCACTCATATCTCAATATCCTCATGATGCCTGGGAAATGGTGTTAGGCTACGACCAGCAAAAGTTTTTGAGCGATCGCGCAGGTGCAGCTGTAGCGCGATCGGTACGGGAAGCAGAGCAAATGGGATGA
- a CDS encoding methyltransferase encodes MLTSPQPLQNIFFCPEESNFYSHCIETLVLKNCSNSESITEFGSGDGSPVIQSLLRTKFNGIVHGFELNNLACQEANSKVEAYELSDKYKVDNRCFFDATKPHAKYLISNPPYLPALDNKLLQPLLHGGIDGITITQKLLTLNYENVLVMVSSYSDPVGLINYAIAQGYSVSNFMISPLKFGYYSSEQKVKNRIQELQKDNRAFCSGNIYLLAGVLFTKKRGCKVDLSTEFSRLMTCL; translated from the coding sequence ATGCTTACCTCACCTCAACCCTTACAAAATATTTTCTTTTGCCCAGAAGAATCTAATTTTTATTCACATTGTATAGAAACTTTAGTTTTAAAAAATTGTTCTAATTCAGAATCAATTACAGAATTTGGTTCTGGCGATGGTAGTCCTGTAATTCAGTCACTACTAAGAACAAAGTTCAACGGAATCGTACATGGATTTGAGTTAAATAATCTAGCTTGTCAAGAGGCAAATTCAAAGGTTGAAGCATACGAACTCAGTGACAAGTATAAAGTAGATAATCGCTGCTTTTTTGATGCTACTAAACCACATGCTAAATATCTGATTTCAAACCCACCTTATCTACCAGCACTGGATAACAAGCTTTTGCAGCCTTTATTACATGGTGGTATAGATGGAATTACCATCACTCAAAAGCTTTTGACGTTAAATTACGAAAATGTCCTGGTTATGGTTTCTAGTTATTCCGATCCAGTCGGATTAATTAACTACGCGATCGCCCAAGGATACTCTGTTAGCAATTTCATGATTTCACCTCTAAAGTTTGGCTATTATAGCTCCGAGCAAAAAGTTAAAAACCGAATTCAAGAGCTACAAAAGGATAACAGAGCGTTTTGTTCGGGAAATATCTATCTTCTAGCGGGTGTTTTATTTACCAAAAAACGTGGTTGCAAAGTCGATTTATCTACAGAATTTTCTCGGTTGATGACTTGTTTGTAA
- a CDS encoding MFS transporter, whose translation MKSSSPDSPVRAHSGAPLPTPDSRFHSRVFPWLFVPTLYFAEGVPYVIINNVSVIFYKQLGVDNTQIAFWTSFLYLPWVLKMFWGPIVDGYATKRKWTISTQLGITLCLLSLAYSFQVSNFFLFSLIILGIGAFISATHDIAADGFYMLALERDAQAFFVGIRSTFYRFASIFASGIVVFLAGQLEIHLEDIALSWTIAIAISALIFAAIVIFHWFLLPIPTNDIEQKVSVKAIFSFYNQAVWSYFSQTKILAVLAFILLYRFGEGMLVKISAPFLLDETAVGGLGLSTSDVGLAYGTIGTFALVLGGIIGGGLIAEFELKKIIWWMAIALNLPNLFYVYMAYTQPSIQLVYLLVAIEQFGYGLGMAAYSVYLIYIAKEEYKTSHFAISTGIMALGMMLPGFISGYLQQVLGYPMFFILVCLLAIPGIFTLYFIPLDLENCDK comes from the coding sequence ATGAAAAGTTCTTCCCCCGACTCTCCTGTACGGGCGCACAGCGGTGCGCCCCTACCGACTCCCGACTCCCGTTTTCATAGTCGAGTTTTCCCTTGGCTGTTTGTCCCGACGCTATATTTTGCTGAGGGTGTTCCTTACGTCATCATTAACAATGTTTCTGTAATTTTCTACAAGCAATTAGGTGTAGATAATACCCAAATTGCTTTTTGGACGAGTTTTTTGTACTTGCCTTGGGTATTAAAGATGTTTTGGGGACCAATTGTAGATGGTTACGCCACGAAAAGAAAGTGGACGATCTCTACTCAATTGGGTATAACTCTCTGTTTATTAAGTTTAGCTTACTCGTTTCAAGTTTCCAACTTCTTTTTATTTTCTCTAATAATTTTAGGAATTGGAGCGTTTATTTCAGCTACCCACGATATTGCTGCTGACGGTTTTTACATGTTAGCCCTCGAACGAGATGCACAAGCATTTTTTGTTGGTATTCGCTCGACATTTTACAGATTTGCCTCAATTTTCGCTTCTGGAATTGTTGTCTTTTTAGCAGGACAATTAGAAATACATTTGGAAGATATTGCTTTAAGTTGGACGATCGCGATCGCCATTTCAGCCTTGATTTTTGCGGCGATCGTTATTTTTCACTGGTTTCTTTTACCTATCCCTACTAATGATATAGAACAAAAAGTATCGGTCAAGGCAATTTTTAGCTTTTACAATCAAGCTGTGTGGTCTTACTTCAGTCAAACAAAAATTCTGGCAGTTCTTGCTTTTATTCTACTTTACAGATTTGGTGAGGGAATGTTGGTGAAAATATCTGCCCCTTTTTTGTTGGATGAAACCGCAGTTGGAGGGCTAGGGCTTTCTACTTCAGATGTAGGATTAGCTTACGGAACTATAGGAACTTTTGCTTTAGTGTTAGGTGGAATAATTGGTGGCGGATTAATTGCTGAATTTGAGCTGAAAAAAATAATTTGGTGGATGGCGATCGCTCTGAATTTACCTAATTTATTTTATGTTTATATGGCTTACACTCAGCCTTCAATTCAATTAGTTTATTTATTAGTAGCTATAGAACAATTTGGTTATGGATTGGGAATGGCAGCCTATAGCGTTTATTTAATTTATATTGCCAAGGAAGAATACAAAACCTCTCATTTTGCTATTTCTACAGGTATCATGGCTTTAGGAATGATGCTACCTGGATTCATCAGCGGCTATCTTCAACAAGTTTTAGGCTATCCCATGTTTTTTATTTTGGTCTGCTTGCTAGCGATCCCAGGAATATTCACCCTTTATTTTATTCCTCTAGATTTAGAGAATTGTGATAAATAA
- a CDS encoding apoptosis inducing factor family protein, which translates to MPQLEAVVAGVNDLQNGEMRQVSVGETDVLLVRLADKYYALGAYCTHYQAPLAEGVLCENHVVCPWHNAYFDLTTGEQQEPPGLDSLQKYKVKIEGDRIIVSIPENAAGRRQPNMAEYNPEDKRTFVILGAGAAGAHAAETLRVAGYQGRIVMVTQDDRLPYDRTWLSKDYLTGKVTQDDMPLRSAQFYQDCQIEVWLNKQVVQVDVNSQLISFASGDPLQYDALLLATGGKPRQLNVPGSDLQNIFTVRSFADTDRILAVAGDAKRAVVIGSSFIGMEAASGLTQQGLEVTVVSPSTLPFEKILGAEIGKVFQQVHEENGVKFHLGRKATQIEGNGKVEAVVLDNGDRLDADLVVVGIGVQPATEFLQGLELHPKDGSVQVNEYLQAADGVYAAGDIARYPDWRTGEPTRIEHWRVAAQHGRIAAYNMAGQQVKYRGVPIFWTMQFQFPLRYVGHAEQWDEIIFQGDLQQREFMAFYVQGDRVLAAAASQRDTEAAAIVELMRLDRMPAPDELRRPDVDLVGMLKLQGLTL; encoded by the coding sequence ATGCCGCAGCTGGAAGCTGTCGTTGCTGGTGTCAACGATTTGCAAAATGGGGAAATGCGACAAGTCTCTGTGGGTGAGACTGATGTGTTACTGGTGCGTCTAGCAGATAAGTATTACGCGCTGGGGGCATATTGTACCCATTACCAAGCACCGCTAGCAGAAGGGGTATTGTGCGAAAACCATGTTGTTTGTCCCTGGCACAATGCCTATTTTGATTTGACGACAGGCGAACAGCAAGAACCTCCAGGCTTGGATTCTCTACAAAAATATAAAGTAAAAATAGAAGGCGATCGCATTATTGTTAGTATTCCAGAAAATGCTGCTGGGCGCAGGCAGCCGAATATGGCTGAGTATAACCCTGAAGATAAACGCACGTTTGTCATCTTAGGCGCAGGGGCAGCAGGGGCGCACGCCGCCGAGACGTTAAGAGTAGCGGGTTATCAGGGACGGATCGTGATGGTGACGCAGGATGACCGATTACCATACGATCGCACTTGGTTGAGTAAAGATTACTTGACGGGTAAAGTAACTCAAGATGACATGCCACTGCGATCGGCTCAATTTTACCAAGACTGCCAGATTGAAGTTTGGCTGAACAAACAGGTGGTGCAAGTTGATGTCAATAGTCAGTTAATTTCTTTTGCCAGTGGCGATCCGCTGCAATATGATGCCTTACTATTAGCCACAGGTGGTAAGCCACGCCAACTCAACGTTCCTGGTAGCGACTTGCAAAATATTTTTACGGTTCGTAGCTTTGCCGATACCGATCGCATTTTAGCGGTAGCAGGTGATGCTAAACGTGCTGTGGTTATTGGTTCTAGTTTTATTGGCATGGAAGCCGCTTCTGGATTGACTCAACAGGGTTTGGAGGTGACGGTAGTATCCCCCTCTACGTTGCCTTTTGAGAAGATTCTAGGGGCGGAAATTGGCAAAGTATTTCAACAAGTTCATGAAGAAAATGGCGTGAAGTTCCATCTGGGGAGAAAAGCGACTCAGATTGAAGGCAATGGCAAAGTTGAAGCTGTAGTGTTAGATAATGGCGATCGCTTGGATGCCGATTTGGTAGTGGTAGGAATTGGCGTTCAACCTGCAACTGAATTTTTGCAAGGGTTGGAGTTACACCCAAAAGATGGTAGCGTCCAAGTCAATGAGTATTTACAAGCTGCTGATGGCGTTTATGCTGCGGGGGACATTGCCAGATATCCAGATTGGCGAACGGGAGAACCCACGCGAATCGAACACTGGCGGGTTGCGGCACAACACGGACGCATTGCTGCGTATAATATGGCGGGACAGCAGGTAAAGTATCGTGGCGTACCGATTTTTTGGACGATGCAATTTCAATTTCCCCTCCGTTATGTCGGGCACGCCGAACAGTGGGATGAAATTATTTTTCAGGGTGACTTACAACAGCGAGAGTTTATGGCATTTTACGTCCAAGGCGATCGCGTTTTGGCTGCTGCGGCTAGTCAAAGGGATACGGAGGCTGCTGCCATTGTAGAATTAATGCGCTTGGATCGAATGCCTGCGCCAGATGAATTACGCCGTCCCGATGTAGATTTAGTGGGGATGTTGAAATTGCAGGGTTTGACTTTATAA
- a CDS encoding PIN/TRAM domain-containing protein gives MLDAIIIITFIIAGAGIGFYSIELLPETVQRQVTNLDALRLVIAVFAAMIGGGVGLSFQTTYRRLETKVREMPVDVLLTRAIGMVLGLLIANLMLAPLFLLPIPQDFSFIKPLVAVLGSILFAFTGINLADTHGRTFLRLINPNSVETMLVAEGTLKPAATKVLDTSCIIDGRIETLLATGFLEGQILVPQFVIQELQQLADGAKDLKRLRGRRGLEILNRIQASYPERIAIHSTDYEDVPTVDAKLVRFVQEINGTLLTNDYNLSQVASLQKIPVLNLNDLVQSLRPSYLPGDNIDLKILKEGKEPSQGIGYLEDGTMVVVEDGSSYIGGELRVVVTSALQTSAGRMIFAKPQASAYA, from the coding sequence ATGCTGGACGCAATCATAATTATTACATTCATCATAGCAGGAGCCGGAATCGGCTTCTACAGCATAGAGCTGTTGCCAGAAACCGTGCAGCGGCAAGTTACCAATCTCGATGCGCTACGATTAGTCATCGCTGTTTTTGCGGCAATGATCGGTGGTGGAGTTGGACTGAGTTTTCAAACGACCTATCGCCGTCTCGAAACCAAAGTTCGAGAGATGCCAGTTGACGTTTTATTGACACGCGCAATTGGCATGGTGCTGGGGCTATTAATCGCCAACTTAATGCTAGCCCCCCTCTTTCTGCTACCGATTCCGCAGGATTTTAGCTTTATCAAGCCCCTAGTCGCGGTTTTAGGTAGCATCCTTTTCGCTTTTACAGGTATCAATCTGGCTGACACCCACGGACGGACATTTTTGAGGCTGATCAATCCCAATTCAGTTGAGACGATGTTAGTCGCAGAGGGAACGCTAAAACCTGCGGCAACTAAGGTTTTAGATACGAGTTGTATTATCGACGGTCGAATCGAAACGCTGCTAGCTACCGGATTTCTAGAAGGACAAATTCTCGTGCCGCAGTTCGTCATCCAAGAATTGCAGCAACTAGCAGACGGGGCAAAGGATCTCAAACGATTGCGGGGTAGGAGGGGGTTAGAAATCCTCAACCGCATCCAAGCAAGTTATCCAGAACGCATTGCCATTCATTCGACTGACTACGAAGATGTCCCTACAGTAGATGCTAAGTTAGTCCGGTTCGTGCAAGAGATCAACGGTACTCTTTTAACCAACGACTACAACTTGTCTCAGGTAGCGAGTCTACAAAAAATCCCCGTGTTGAATCTCAACGATCTGGTACAGTCCCTACGCCCCAGTTACCTGCCAGGAGACAATATTGACTTGAAGATTCTCAAGGAAGGCAAAGAACCCAGTCAAGGCATAGGCTACCTAGAGGATGGAACGATGGTAGTTGTTGAGGATGGTAGTAGCTATATTGGTGGCGAATTGCGCGTTGTTGTAACGAGTGCTTTACAAACCTCAGCAGGAAGAATGATCTTCGCCAAACCACAAGCATCAGCTTATGCTTAA
- the hemW gene encoding radical SAM family heme chaperone HemW, whose translation MTTRLNLTPRNLTLELAHLGIPSAAYIHIPFCRRRCYYCDFPISVVGDRLRGETSGTISQYVQILSQEIAATPALGKPLETIFFGGGTPSLLSSSQLAQIIEELERQFGISPQAEISMEIDPGTFTLAQLQEYISAGVNRFSLGVQAFQPELLQACGRSHDLNDIWQAVELFRQAQVPNFSIDLISGLPRQTLEQWQESLLKAVAIAPNHISIYDLTIEPGTVFGRYYQSGASPLPSDELTVQMYCLAQQTLTKAGYEHYEISNYAQPNYQCHHNRTYWENRPYYGFGMGAASYTNNQRFTRPRKTKEYSDWVEDFIAAGGVLDCPQTPPEEVLLDILMLGLRLQEGVSLSTLSQFGDDKIQQIWTCLQPYQHQGWIAMTGAIAQPFYAKGWNKVIGNMFYGENLVGDWRLRLTDPQGFLFSNVVLADLFEKLG comes from the coding sequence GTGACTACCAGATTAAATCTGACTCCACGAAACTTAACTTTAGAATTAGCACATTTAGGGATTCCCAGTGCAGCTTACATACATATCCCATTCTGTCGGCGGCGCTGCTACTATTGCGATTTTCCAATTTCCGTTGTGGGGGATCGCTTGCGGGGTGAGACATCTGGCACGATTTCTCAATACGTACAGATTTTGTCTCAAGAGATTGCCGCTACACCAGCTCTAGGAAAACCTTTAGAAACAATTTTTTTTGGTGGTGGTACGCCTTCATTATTATCGAGCAGTCAGCTAGCGCAAATTATAGAAGAGCTCGAACGTCAATTTGGGATCTCTCCTCAAGCCGAAATTTCAATGGAGATCGATCCAGGTACGTTTACCCTCGCCCAACTCCAAGAATACATATCGGCTGGGGTAAATCGATTCAGTCTTGGCGTACAAGCATTTCAGCCAGAATTGTTACAAGCTTGCGGGCGATCGCACGATCTGAATGACATTTGGCAAGCTGTAGAATTATTTCGTCAGGCTCAAGTACCAAATTTCAGCATCGATCTGATTTCTGGATTACCGCGCCAAACCCTAGAACAGTGGCAAGAATCGCTCTTAAAAGCAGTGGCGATCGCACCCAATCATATTTCAATTTACGACTTAACCATTGAGCCTGGAACAGTTTTCGGGCGCTACTATCAATCGGGGGCAAGTCCATTGCCTTCAGACGAACTGACAGTGCAAATGTATTGTCTTGCCCAGCAAACTCTGACAAAGGCTGGATACGAACACTACGAAATTTCCAACTACGCCCAGCCAAACTATCAATGTCATCACAATCGAACTTATTGGGAAAATCGTCCCTACTACGGTTTTGGTATGGGTGCAGCTAGCTACACCAATAATCAAAGATTTACCCGTCCCCGTAAAACAAAAGAATACTCTGACTGGGTAGAAGATTTTATCGCTGCTGGAGGAGTGTTAGATTGTCCTCAAACTCCACCGGAGGAAGTTTTACTAGACATTTTGATGTTGGGCTTAAGGTTGCAAGAGGGAGTCAGTTTATCTACATTATCTCAATTTGGAGATGACAAAATACAACAAATTTGGACTTGCTTGCAACCGTATCAGCATCAGGGCTGGATAGCAATGACAGGGGCGATCGCCCAACCTTTTTATGCAAAAGGCTGGAACAAAGTTATTGGCAACATGTTTTACGGCGAGAACCTCGTAGGCGATTGGCGATTACGGTTAACCGATCCGCAAGGATTTTTATTTTCCAACGTCGTTTTAGCAGATTTGTTTGAGAAGTTGGGATGA